A genomic stretch from Bacillus sp. N1-1 includes:
- a CDS encoding GerAB/ArcD/ProY family transporter, with amino-acid sequence MEQNRKDLLISPFLIMFIIHSNQVGVGILGFPRYIAAYTGNDAWIVVIITGVIFHVFIWMMYRVLSDGSFDIIDLHNKWFGKWIGSVFNIALMMYLLLGTIVILRTFIEVIQAWMFPELATWIPVAMYLLLTYYVLAGGFRTVAGICFFGVLIPMWLVFTATAPIKFSTFSNLLPIMDHSLKEIALGTRQMTLSFVGIDILLLAYPFLKNPKSSRIWAHMGVLLTTLVYTMVMVISLAFYSEGQLQQSIWSTLIAWKVVELPFVERFEYIGITFWCFVVFPNICLTMWGASRVGKKVLHIKQKYFIFILITFVFIACVMVVNRDQVDYLNTLTSIIGTYVYYFYIPFIFLYSTIWRRVTRRI; translated from the coding sequence ATGGAGCAGAATCGAAAAGATCTTCTAATTTCACCATTCCTAATCATGTTTATTATTCATAGTAATCAAGTGGGAGTCGGAATATTAGGATTTCCGAGGTATATTGCGGCTTACACAGGGAATGATGCCTGGATTGTCGTGATTATAACTGGGGTAATTTTTCATGTTTTTATATGGATGATGTACCGTGTTCTTAGTGATGGCTCGTTCGATATTATCGACCTTCATAATAAATGGTTTGGGAAATGGATTGGCTCCGTATTTAACATTGCTCTCATGATGTACTTACTATTAGGTACGATTGTCATACTACGCACGTTTATAGAAGTGATTCAGGCTTGGATGTTTCCTGAGTTAGCGACATGGATCCCAGTGGCGATGTATCTTTTGTTAACGTATTACGTCCTAGCAGGAGGGTTTCGTACTGTCGCAGGTATTTGTTTTTTTGGAGTTTTAATTCCGATGTGGTTAGTATTTACGGCAACGGCTCCAATCAAGTTTTCGACATTTAGTAATTTACTGCCAATCATGGATCATTCGTTAAAAGAAATTGCTCTTGGAACAAGGCAAATGACGCTTAGTTTTGTAGGCATTGATATTTTATTACTCGCATACCCCTTTTTAAAAAATCCGAAAAGCTCTCGGATATGGGCTCACATGGGTGTGCTATTAACGACTTTGGTTTATACGATGGTGATGGTCATTTCGTTAGCTTTTTATAGTGAGGGTCAACTTCAGCAGTCAATCTGGTCTACATTAATTGCGTGGAAAGTGGTAGAGCTTCCTTTCGTTGAGCGCTTTGAGTACATAGGAATTACCTTCTGGTGTTTTGTTGTTTTTCCAAACATTTGTCTCACGATGTGGGGGGCCAGTCGTGTTGGTAAAAAAGTGCTTCATATAAAGCAGAAGTACTTTATTTTTATTCTTATCACATTTGTATTTATCGCATGTGTAATGGTTGTCAATCGCGATCAAGTTGACTATCTAAATACGCTAACCTCTATAATAGGGACTTATGTGTATTACTTTTATATCCCATTTATTTTTCTATACAGTACGATTTGGAGAAGGGTGACAAGGCGAATATGA
- a CDS encoding Ger(x)C family spore germination protein yields the protein MKYVFSLLLFCFLLTGCVAEEIIDEVPILFIVGYDQGEEGKIKGTISLQTFDPNQEVETRAFEAEAYTSKGLRNQLSGLPKPISIGKMAVLLFSEDMAEEGIIDILDSFLRDPAAGRLIYIGVVEGSASELIKNEFQYLQGIGPFLQNLIKQSVEYGNMPQNNIHLFDYKYYGDGMDPVTPILRMEETEVKVKGLALFDDDIMVGKLNLDEMFIFALINKSFSAGLYELELPDGEYANLQKIKSKVTYKVKNGNTNPSLNISVKLNGNIVEYTGEKLTKAKKTEIAQTFERKVEAQGIEMIKEFQKLGIDPFSIGDHARSQTRNFDFKKWDERYPDLPVTIDVKVNIGESGIID from the coding sequence ATGAAATATGTGTTTAGCTTACTCCTATTTTGTTTTCTACTTACAGGGTGCGTAGCGGAAGAAATTATTGATGAAGTTCCCATTCTGTTTATTGTAGGATATGACCAGGGAGAAGAAGGAAAGATAAAAGGAACGATCTCCCTACAAACGTTTGACCCCAATCAAGAGGTAGAAACGAGAGCTTTTGAAGCGGAAGCTTATACGAGTAAAGGTCTTCGGAATCAACTAAGCGGTCTACCTAAGCCCATATCGATTGGAAAAATGGCTGTATTGCTATTTAGTGAAGACATGGCCGAAGAAGGAATTATTGATATTCTAGATAGTTTCTTGAGAGACCCTGCAGCAGGCCGATTGATTTATATTGGCGTTGTAGAGGGAAGTGCAAGTGAATTAATAAAAAATGAATTTCAATATTTGCAAGGAATCGGCCCATTTTTACAGAATCTTATTAAGCAATCAGTTGAGTATGGGAATATGCCACAAAACAATATTCATTTATTCGATTACAAATATTATGGTGATGGAATGGATCCGGTTACTCCTATTCTGAGGATGGAAGAAACTGAGGTTAAAGTTAAAGGTCTTGCTTTGTTTGACGATGATATAATGGTTGGGAAGCTCAACCTGGATGAAATGTTCATATTTGCTTTGATTAATAAGAGTTTCAGCGCAGGATTATATGAGTTAGAGCTTCCTGATGGCGAGTACGCAAACTTACAAAAAATCAAATCAAAAGTAACATATAAGGTGAAAAATGGGAATACCAATCCTTCACTAAACATATCAGTTAAGTTAAATGGCAATATCGTAGAATATACGGGTGAAAAGTTGACGAAAGCAAAGAAGACAGAAATCGCGCAAACCTTCGAAAGAAAGGTGGAAGCGCAGGGAATTGAGATGATAAAGGAATTTCAAAAGTTAGGCATTGATCCTTTCTCCATCGGTGACCATGCTCGAAGTCAAACAAGAAACTTTGATTTTAAAAAATGGGATGAACGTTATCCGGATCTCCCTGTTACGATTGATGTAAAAGTGAATATTGGAGAATCAGGTATCATTGACTAA
- the hutH gene encoding histidine ammonia-lyase — MILLDGNRLSLAQLRELLYNGERAGCSNESLQRVDESREAVETIVANGKTVYGITTGFGKLSDVHIPSADVDQLQLNLIYSHACGVGDPFPPIVSKAMLLLRANALLKGFSGIRREVIERLILYANEDILPVVPQQGSLGASGDLAPLAHLALPLLGEGEVFYLGKREKAIVPLKVKGIQPIQLTAKEGLALINGTQAMTAMGAVTYLEAEKLAYEADGISALTLEGLRAITDAFDEKIHLARGYSEQMDVARRLRKLLKGSLLTTKQGEVRVQDAYSIRCIPQVHGASWQALGYVKEKLEIEMNAATDNPLIFDGGAKVLSGGNFHGQPIALAMDFLSIAMAEFGSISERRIERLVNPQLNDLPAFLSPEPGLQSGAMIMQYAAASLVSENKTLAHPASVDSIPSSANQEDHVSMGTIGARHASQITTNVRRILAIEAICAMQGIAYRGEEQLSPETKRIYQAGRQIVKLIDCDRIFSYDIERFTDWLKNENEITKIVLGLK, encoded by the coding sequence ATGATTCTTCTTGATGGCAATCGTTTATCACTTGCGCAGTTAAGAGAACTATTGTATAACGGTGAACGAGCTGGTTGTTCAAATGAAAGTTTACAGAGGGTAGATGAGAGTAGAGAAGCAGTGGAAACGATTGTGGCGAACGGCAAAACGGTGTATGGCATTACGACTGGATTTGGTAAGTTAAGCGATGTTCATATTCCTTCTGCGGATGTTGATCAGCTGCAGTTAAATCTTATTTATTCTCATGCGTGCGGAGTAGGAGACCCGTTTCCCCCGATTGTCTCAAAAGCGATGCTATTGCTTCGTGCAAATGCTTTGCTAAAAGGCTTTTCTGGTATTAGACGTGAAGTCATTGAACGCCTGATCTTGTATGCGAATGAGGATATTCTTCCCGTCGTTCCCCAACAGGGTTCGCTTGGAGCTAGTGGTGACCTTGCTCCGTTAGCTCATCTCGCCTTGCCGTTACTAGGAGAAGGAGAAGTATTTTACCTGGGAAAACGCGAGAAAGCGATCGTCCCGTTAAAGGTGAAAGGAATTCAACCAATACAGTTAACAGCAAAAGAAGGTCTCGCCTTAATTAATGGCACTCAGGCGATGACGGCTATGGGAGCTGTTACTTATCTAGAAGCCGAGAAACTTGCCTATGAAGCCGATGGTATTTCAGCGCTAACATTAGAAGGATTACGAGCAATTACAGATGCTTTTGATGAAAAAATCCACTTGGCGCGTGGATATTCTGAGCAAATGGATGTAGCAAGAAGGTTAAGAAAACTTTTAAAAGGCAGTCTACTAACGACTAAACAGGGTGAAGTTAGGGTGCAAGACGCTTACTCTATTCGCTGTATCCCTCAAGTTCACGGTGCGTCCTGGCAGGCGCTGGGTTATGTGAAAGAAAAGCTCGAAATCGAGATGAATGCGGCAACAGATAACCCACTTATTTTTGATGGTGGGGCGAAAGTTCTATCTGGAGGTAACTTTCATGGTCAGCCAATCGCACTGGCGATGGACTTTCTTTCCATTGCCATGGCTGAGTTTGGGAGTATCTCAGAACGACGCATCGAGCGACTTGTTAATCCGCAATTAAATGATTTACCTGCATTTCTAAGCCCAGAGCCGGGGCTCCAATCAGGTGCTATGATCATGCAGTATGCGGCTGCTTCACTCGTCTCTGAGAATAAAACGTTAGCACATCCTGCTTCAGTCGATTCGATACCCTCTTCAGCTAATCAGGAGGATCATGTTAGTATGGGAACGATTGGAGCTCGCCATGCGTCGCAAATTACGACAAACGTTAGACGGATTCTCGCCATTGAAGCCATTTGCGCCATGCAGGGGATTGCATACCGAGGTGAAGAGCAACTCTCACCTGAAACGAAACGAATTTACCAGGCGGGTAGACAGATTGTTAAATTAATTGATTGTGATCGCATTTTTTCATATGATATTGAGCGTTTCACAGACTGGTTGAAAAACGAGAATGAGATTACGAAAATTGTGCTAGGATTAAAGTAG
- a CDS encoding Lrp/AsnC family transcriptional regulator, producing MNEKEIEILEILEENARIPMDVLADMVELSVEEVEKTIKRLEEQNIILNYSSVINWDKTSGVDGVAAMIDVKVTPKRDVGFDEIAERIYRFPEVKAVYLMSGAFDLSVQIEGKTMKEVAFFVSNKLSTLDSVLSTTTHFLLKKYKHDGVIFEPEKKDKRIVVSP from the coding sequence ATGAATGAAAAAGAAATTGAAATTCTTGAGATTTTAGAAGAAAATGCGCGTATTCCAATGGATGTGCTAGCCGATATGGTTGAATTGTCGGTTGAAGAAGTAGAGAAAACAATCAAGAGACTTGAAGAGCAAAACATTATTTTGAATTATTCGTCTGTCATCAACTGGGATAAGACATCTGGAGTAGATGGAGTTGCAGCCATGATTGATGTGAAAGTAACACCAAAACGAGACGTTGGCTTTGATGAAATCGCTGAACGTATTTATCGTTTTCCAGAAGTGAAAGCTGTTTATTTGATGTCAGGTGCGTTCGATTTATCTGTACAGATAGAAGGTAAAACAATGAAAGAAGTTGCCTTTTTTGTCTCAAATAAGCTATCGACGCTAGATTCAGTTCTTTCGACAACAACGCATTTTCTGCTAAAGAAATATAAACATGACGGTGTCATCTTTGAGCCCGAAAAGAAAGATAAGCGGATTGTGGTGTCACCATGA
- a CDS encoding aminotransferase, translated as MKHVQQQYVSKTASQLKPSGIRKFFDLASQMDNVISLGVGEPDFVTPWNVCEAGYASLESGYTAYTANAGLLELREEISSYLSEQFSLNYSAESQIILTVGASQAIDLAFRAVIDPGDEVIIVEPGFVAYAPAVTLAGGTPVSLETKAEDEFKITRESLEKVITKRTKAILLCFPSNPTGATMSEAELKSVTDVIEEHDLLVLSDEIYAELTYDETHYSIARVNGMRERTILISGFSKAFAMTGWRLGYVTGPEEIISAMLKIHQYTMMCAPTIAQHGALEALKSGREDLERMKKSYRQRRNFLVKSFNNIGLSCHMPGGAFYAFPSIQATGMTSDEFAEKLLEEERVAVVPGHVFGAGGEGYVRCSYATSIDSLQEAVKRIERFVSRHQSQA; from the coding sequence ATGAAGCATGTTCAACAGCAATATGTGTCTAAAACCGCTTCGCAATTAAAACCATCAGGCATTCGAAAGTTCTTTGACCTTGCATCACAAATGGATAACGTTATTTCACTTGGTGTGGGTGAGCCTGATTTTGTGACACCGTGGAATGTATGTGAAGCCGGCTACGCTTCACTTGAAAGCGGTTATACAGCTTATACGGCAAATGCAGGGTTACTTGAGTTAAGAGAAGAAATTTCTTCGTATCTGTCAGAGCAATTTTCACTCAATTATTCAGCTGAATCTCAAATCATTTTAACGGTAGGAGCAAGTCAGGCGATTGATTTGGCTTTTCGAGCGGTGATAGATCCAGGCGACGAAGTTATCATTGTTGAACCTGGTTTTGTCGCATATGCTCCAGCTGTCACGCTCGCAGGAGGTACGCCTGTTTCCTTAGAGACAAAGGCAGAAGATGAGTTTAAAATCACTCGTGAATCGCTTGAAAAGGTGATAACGAAGCGGACAAAAGCCATTCTTCTTTGTTTTCCTAGCAACCCAACAGGTGCAACCATGTCTGAAGCAGAACTGAAGAGCGTAACGGACGTAATTGAAGAACATGATCTTCTCGTATTATCGGATGAGATTTATGCGGAATTAACGTATGATGAGACGCACTACAGCATTGCACGTGTAAATGGAATGAGAGAGCGTACAATTCTAATCTCTGGTTTCTCAAAAGCATTTGCGATGACTGGTTGGAGACTAGGTTATGTGACCGGTCCTGAAGAGATCATCTCGGCCATGTTGAAGATTCATCAATACACGATGATGTGTGCGCCAACAATTGCACAGCATGGGGCACTCGAAGCGTTGAAAAGTGGGAGAGAAGATCTCGAGCGAATGAAAAAGAGCTACCGTCAGCGAAGGAATTTCCTCGTGAAATCATTTAATAATATCGGTCTTTCTTGTCATATGCCAGGTGGTGCATTCTATGCGTTCCCATCTATACAGGCAACTGGAATGACGTCTGATGAATTTGCTGAAAAGCTATTAGAAGAAGAGCGGGTTGCCGTTGTTCCGGGGCACGTCTTTGGTGCCGGTGGCGAAGGATATGTTCGCTGTTCATACGCAACATCCATTGATTCTTTGCAGGAAGCGGTTAAGCGAATTGAACGATTTGTCAGTCGTCATCAATCACAGGCATAA